A genomic window from Quercus lobata isolate SW786 chromosome 10, ValleyOak3.0 Primary Assembly, whole genome shotgun sequence includes:
- the LOC115966096 gene encoding adenine/guanine permease AZG2, which produces MGVELCTKLGGGGLFTKLAKSWSKMEKGLNDCVSKSFIGRYFKLEARKSCFTKELRAATATFLTMAYIITVNATILSDSGGTCSIADCTASLNQTASPDCVIKPNAGYQNCLSKVKGDLIVATVLSAMVGSIAMGILANLPLALAPAMGPNAYLAYNLVGFHGSGSISYQTALAIVLVEGCAFFAISAIGLRSKLAKLIPRSVRLACAAGIGLFIAFVGLQVHQGVGLIGPDSSTLVTLTGCANTNPETGACIGGKLRNPKLWLSLAGFLITSYGLTKNVKGSMIYGILFVTLVSWFRGTSVTYFPNTPIGDTSYNYFKKVVDFRMIKSTAGALSFGNFNRSEVWVALATLFYVDVLAITGTMHTMAEIGGYANEQGGFEGEYLAYLVDAGSTIVGSTLGVSTVATYVESSAGLREGGRTGLTAVIIGLYFFISLFFVPLLSSVPPWAIGPSLVMVGVMMMKVVKDINWADMKEAIPAFITMLLMPLTYSIANGIVAGIGLYVALSLYDYILGSIRWLIKMKRMVDKEQNQVSATASVDSTIEII; this is translated from the coding sequence atgggggTTGAGCTATGTACAAAATTGGGAGGAGGGGGGTTATTCACAAAGCTAGCCAAGTCATGGAGCAAAATGGAGAAAGGCCTAAACGATTGTGTCTCAAAGAGCTTCATTGGGAGATACTTCAAATTAGAAGCTAGAAAGAGTTGTTTTACAAAAGAGCTACGCGCTGCCACTGCCACTTTTCTCACTATGGCATACATCATTACTGTCAATGCCACCATTCTCTCTGACTCTGGTGGAACTTGCTCCATTGCTGATTGCACAGCCTCTTTGAACCAAACAGCTAGCCCAGATTGTGTGATCAAGCCCAATGCTGGGTACCAAAATTGTCTCTCTAAAGTGAAAGGTGACCTCATTGTTGCCACTGTTTTGTCAGCCATGGTTGGGTCCATTGCTATGGGAATTCTTGCTAACCTTCCCTTGGCTTTGGCACCAGCTATGGGCCCAAATGCCTACCTAGCCTATAACTTGGTGGGCTTTCATGGATCTGGATCCATATCCTACCAAACTGCACTAGCTATTGTCTTAGTTGAGGGTTGTGCCTTTTTTGCAATATCCGCTATTGGGCTTCGCTCAAAGCTCGCTAAGCTCATACCTCGGTCGGTTCGGCTCGCCTGTGCAGCCGGTATTGGCCTTTTCATTGCATTTGTGGGCTTGCAGGTGCACCAAGGAGTGGGCCTCATTGGGCCTGATTCGTCGACGTTAGTGACCCTCACGGGCTGCGCTAATACAAACCCAGAAACAGGTGCATGCATTGGGGGAAAATTGAGAAACCCAAAACTCTGGCTTAGTTTGGCAGGCTTTCTAATCACATCATATGGGTTAACGAAGAACGTAAAGGGTAGCATGATATATGGTATTCTTTTTGTGACATTGGTATCATGGTTTAGGGGTACATCAGTGACATATTTTCCTAATACCCCAATTGGTGATACTAGTTacaattatttcaaaaaagttGTTGATTTCAGAATGATCAAATCCACAGCTGGGGCTCTAAGCTTTGGCAATTTCAATAGAAGTGAAGTTTGGGTGGCATTAGCAACCTTGTTCTATGTTGATGTGCTAGCCATCACAGGCACAATGCACACAATGGCTGAAATTGGAGGGTATGCCAATGAGCAAGGAGGTTTTGAAGGTGAGTATTTGGCATACTTGGTTGATGCAGGGTCCACAATAGTGGGGTCCACATTGGGAGTTTCAACAGTTGCCACTTATGTGGAATCATCAGCTGGGTTGAGAGAAGGGGGTAGAACAGGATTAACGGCTGTGATCATTGGATTGTATTTCTTCATTTCATTGTTTTTCGTTCCCCTACTTTCTAGTGTTCCTCCATGGGCCATTGGCCCATCACTAGTAATGGTTggggtgatgatgatgaaggtTGTGAAGGACATAAATTGGGCAGATATGAAGGAAGCAATCCCTGCTTTTATAACCATGCTTCTAATGCCACTTACTTATTCCATTGCAAATGGGATTGTTGCTGGGATTGGGCTCTATGTTGCTCTTAGTCTCTATGATTACATTTTGGGTTCTATAAGGTGGTTGATCAAGATGAAGAGGATGGTTGACAAGGAACAAAATCAAGTGTCTGCTACAGCTAGTGTAGATTCAACAATTGAAATTATCTGA
- the LOC115962464 gene encoding FBD-associated F-box protein At4g10400-like: MAKTVTVQPSYEFPQANHSPNQKLLKCNKKNDFPEDLFGKLPYEILVSIVSLLTLKEAARTSVLSRRWRYLWTFTTGSLDFDDSLLLWLMEYRKVINSYSEESDRFVRWVNEVLKLHQGPTIDEFKVCFSVNEKHFKLDIENWIRFSLRKKVKRLVLDLAHTRESIRVIRQYTLTDQFLRSYHLDSLTTLCLNSVQVTGEVLEYVLSNCPFLEVLRVEATESLVNLKPSGPLLMLKHLEVIHCFKLENFEISALNLVSFKYYGHVARILLGDVPNIVEASYSRAYACSLVTNCSQIPSYLFQVETLSLDLSLRLFEDTPRFPIFRNLRQLTLTLVASGVEPLLCCTSVLEASPFLHRFVVKLTYLNGPAGELKVLKVEHPHQFLSVFELRGFLGCTIDMELALYILSNAVSLQKIIIDTRDPYAEDMFWDERDPRLKEWGTARARELATRVPPWVELMLL; encoded by the exons atggcgaaAACAGTAACAGTGCAGCCCAGCTATGAATTTCCACAGGCTAATCATTCTCCTAATCAAAAACTATTAAAa tgTAACAAGAAAAATGATTTCCCCGAGGATCTATTTGGTAAATTGCCATATGAAATTCTAGTCTCCATTGTGTCACTATTGACATTGAAAGAAGCGGCGAGAACAAGTGTCCTCTCTCGTAGGTGGAGATATCTGTGGACATTTACTACTGGTAGCTTGGACTTTGATGATTCGTTGCTGTTATGGCTCATGGAATATAGAAAGGTCATAAACTCTTATAGTGAAGAAAGCGATAGGTTTGTTAGATGGGTGAATGAAGTATTGAAATTGCATCAAGGTCCTACTATTGATGAATTCAAAGTTTGTTTTTCTGTGAATGAGAAGCACTTCAAATTGGACATTGAAAATTGGATAAGATTTTCGCTGAGAAAGAAAGTTAAGAGACTTGTACTAGACTTAGCTCATACAAGGGAATCTATTAGAGTTATCAGGCAATACACTCTTACTGATCAGTTTCTCCGTAGTTACCACCTTGATTCCCTGACAACTCTCTGTTTGAATAGTGTGCAAGTGACTGGAGAAGTTCTTGAGTATGTTTTATCTAATTGTCCATTTCTTGAAGTGTTACGCGTGGAAGCCACAGAGTCTCTTGTGAATTTAAAGCCTTCTGGCCCTTTGCTCATGTTAAAGCACTTAGAGGTAATACACTGttttaaacttgaaaattttgagatttctGCTTTAAATCTTGTGTCATTTAAATATTACGGGCATGTAGCAAGGATTCTTCTAGGGGATGTTCCTAATATTGTTGAGGCATCCTATTCACGTGCATATGCTTGCTCTTTAGTAACAAATTGCAGCCAGATTCCAAGTTATCTCTTTCAAGTGGAGACACTTTCTCTAGACCTGTCTTTGAGG TTATTTGAGGATACCCCCAGATTTCCCATATTCAGGAATCTCAGGCAGCTGACACTAACTTTAGTGGCATCCGGTGTCGAACCCCTCCTTTGTTGCACTTCTGTATTAGAGGCATCTCCTTTTTTGCATAGATTTGTGGTGAag TTAACTTATCTAAATGGCCCAGCAGGAGAGCTGAAGGTGCTGAAGGTTGAACATCCACACCAATTCCTCTCAGTGTTTGAATTGAGAGGTTTTCTTGGTTGTACAATTGATATGGAGCTTGCTCTGTACATACTCAGTAATGCTGTGTCACTGCAGAAGATAATTATCGATACCCGTGATCCATATGCAGAGGATATGTTTTGGGACGAAAGGGATCCTAGATTGAAAGAATGGGGTACTGCTCGTGCAAGGGAACTTGCAACAAGAGTACCACCTTGGGTGGAATTAATGTTATTGTAG
- the LOC115963046 gene encoding uncharacterized protein LOC115963046, producing the protein MFRCYLLIAHMANEKNLKQELIVVDKMVEKLYGFIYRRSPYLRKRRAQLLPSIVDEEMKYVMTYLRSCDLYEPSEHEYGCDKCRIREDRRSHWTSKCKRIYNFKSLMESVTRMKKHISLCGAAIKKLKAKKLIWKAILCRRGVKGLVMVRKMKVLVSRFSAKRAYKGFDIDREVCLLIIHSYRFGLLPYRFHPFRIRSMLEYEVLRLANRNFFYIQFVLVDCPFKKLTQSIIEHEEIRVTTGSEMRLKLFARDENLHDRFPNEVNPDDFFFLSEPDD; encoded by the exons ATGTTCAGGTGTTACCTGCTTATTGCTCATATGGCCAATGAGAAAAACTTGAAGCAAGAACTAATT GTAGTTGATAAAATGGTTGAGAAATTGTACGGATTCATTTACCGAAGATCCCCTTATTTGCGCAAGAGAAGAGCCCAACTTCTCCCAAGCATTGTAGATG AAGAGATGAAATATGTAATGACATATCTGAGAAGCTGTGATCTGTATGAGCCAAGTGAGCATGAGTATGGTTGCGATAAGTGCAGGATTAGGGAag ATCGGAGAAGTCATTGGACAAGCAAGTGTAAACGAATTTATAACTTCAAAAGTTTGATGGAATCTGTTACACGAATGAAAAAACATATCAGTTTGTGTGGTGCTGCTATAAAGAAGCTGAAGGCAAAGAAGTTAATTTGGAAAGCCATCCTTTGTAGGAGAGGAGTGAAAGGTTTGGTTATggtgagaaaaatgaaagttttGGTGTCTAGATTTTCTGCTAAGCGGGCATATAAGGGGTTTGACATAGATAGAGAGGTTTGTCTGCTTATTATTCACTCTTATAGGTTTGGCCTATTACCTTATCGGTTTCACCCGTTTCGTATAAGGAGCATGCTTGAGTATGAGGTGCTACGACTAGCAAATAGAAACTTTTTCTATATTCAGTTTGTACTAGTGGATTGTCCTTTCAAAAAACTCACCCAGTCAATAATTGAGCATGAGGAAATTAGAGTTACAACCGGAAGTGAGATGAGGTTAAAGCTCTTTGCACGTGATGAGAACTTACATGATCGATTTCCTAATGAAGTTAATCCTGACGACTTTTTCTTCCTTAGCGAACCAGATGACTAA
- the LOC115963172 gene encoding uncharacterized protein LOC115963172 isoform X3, with protein MGGKVEACVECTRKCLLIHMKKKNSSPVVTSFFKVMIGDQFSKVLFLPPKFAATISALVNQKTFLEDTSGRQWKVTISIVDGSLAFQRGWSSFSLDHGLEIGDFLVFNYMGSHFVVNVYNKTGCEKLLFPENSSPKKRARTNCNSTAKPSQWYTNDEDSMNKQGSSTSAVSMSGAEISQSQCTMEVPENPSNHEDIIQRPKPTSTAEYCEETYYMIDRDVGDRQDDRSSMMDLSKLEMKNINSVADVTKKSAAKDVRSSTSQMFLTETCLFDKDPVTSGTVNKVGNIDASEIERSHFFKKLEKKPSLPNKIFCNDNTSGHLFTTSAVTLDKNKERISDILNTKCQIAGESGDKVSKSLTLKNQVFMSSKEHALLNDIDSCRSAAQKFIVMSESFGVPNNFERQNCQTGELIKNLKKEAVEITPDLRSHKERGGKESKVIKEELIQRADTIVRDNDIGLRTVKAEPVDSIGISSPNTASISGLVATDNNSFLELSTCLPYSKGRVRMDRKVVYLRDSDMKLWPVLYHERPSLKLLANGWESFSEANKIQAGDECVFSLESEGIYGVQIIRK; from the exons ATGGGTGGCAAGGTGGAAGCTTGTGTGGAGTGCACCCGGAAATGTTTACTGATTcatatgaagaagaaaaattcatCACCTGTAGTTACCTCTTTTTTCAAAGTCATGATTGGTGATCAGTTTTCTAAAGTGTTG TTTCTACCTCCTAAATTTGCTGCTACAATATCAGCATTGGTCAATCAGAAAACATTTCTCGAGGACACAAGTGGCCGGCAATGGAAAGTAACGATATCCATTGTTGATGGCTCTCTTGCTTTTCAACGAGGGTGGAGTTCTTTTTCATTAGACCATGGCCTAGAAATTGGAGATTTTTTGGTGTTCAATTACATGGGATCACACTTTGTTGTTAATGTATACAATAAAACTGGATGTGAAAAATTACTCTTTCCTGAAAACAGCAGTCCGAAGAAACGAGCTAGGACTAATTGCAATTCTACTGCCAAACCTAGCCAATGGTacacaaatgatgaagattcaATGAACAAACAGGGCTCAAGCACCTCTGCTGTATCTATGTCAGGTGCAGAAATAAGTCAAAGTCAATGCACGATGGAAGTCCCTGAAAATCCTTCCAATCATGAGGATATCATCCAAAGGCCCAAACCTACATCAACAGCAGAATACTGTGAAGAGACATATTACATGATTGATCGAGATGTGGGGGACAGACAAGATGACAGAAGCTCTATGATGGACTTGTCTAAACTTGAAATGAAGAATATCAACTCTGTTGCTGATGTTACCAAAAAGTCTGCAGCCAAAGATGTGAGATCTTCTACTTCACAAATGTTTCTTACAGAAACCTGTTTATTTGATAAGGATCCAGTGACCAGTGGGACAGTGAATAAAGTAGGAAATATAGATGCATCAGAGATTGAGAGAagtcattttttcaaaaagctagAGAAAAAACCATCCCTtcccaataaaattttttgcaatgaCAATACATCTGGGCATCTCTTCACCACTTCTGCAGTGACGCttgacaaaaataaagagagaatttCTGACATATTAAATACAAAGTGCCAGATTGCTGGGGAATCAGGTGACAAAGTTTCAA AGTCATTAACACTAAAGAATCAGGTGTTTATGTCCTCAAAGGAGCATGCTTTGCTCAATGACATTGACAGTTGTCGATCTGCTGCACAGAAATTTATTGTTATGTCAGAGTCCTTTGGTGTTCCTAATAACTTTGAGAGGCAGAACTGTCAAACTG GTGAATTGataaaaaaccttaaaaagGAGGCTGTGGAGATAACTCCAGATTTGCGCAGTCATAAGGAGAGAGGAG GGAAGGAGTCAAAGGTCATCAAGGAGGAGTTAATTCAGCGTGCTGATACAATTGTTCGAGATAATGATATAGGTCTTAGAACGGTGAAAGCTGAACCTGTTGACTCAATTGGGATTTCCTCACCGAATACAGCCAGTATCTCCggtttggtggccacagataaTAATTCTTTTCTT GAGTTGTCCACATGCTTGCCGTATTCTAAGGGAAGAGTGAGAATGGATAGGAAGGTTGTCTATCTGCGAGATTCAGATATGAAATTGTGGCCAGTCCTCTACCATGAGAGACCCAGTCTCAAGCTTTTGGCAAATGGATGGGAATCTTTTAGCGAAGCGAATAAAATTCAAGCTGGAGATGAGTGTGTTTTTAGTCTTGAGAGTGAGGGTATATATGGTGTCCAGATTATCCGAAAGTGA
- the LOC115963172 gene encoding uncharacterized protein LOC115963172 isoform X1, with product MGGKVEACVECTRKCLLIHMKKKNSSPVVTSFFKVMIGDQFSKVLFLPPKFAATISALVNQKTFLEDTSGRQWKVTISIVDGSLAFQRGWSSFSLDHGLEIGDFLVFNYMGSHFVVNVYNKTGCEKLLFPENSSPKKRARTNCNSTAKPSQWYTNDEDSMNKQGSSTSAVSMSGAEISQSQCTMEVPENPSNHEDIIQRPKPTSTAEYCEETYYMIDRDVGDRQDDRSSMMDLSKLEMKNINSVADVTKKSAAKDVRSSTSQMFLTETCLFDKDPVTSGTVNKVGNIDASEIERSHFFKKLEKKPSLPNKIFCNDNTSGHLFTTSAVTLDKNKERISDILNTKCQIAGESGDKVSKSLTLKNQVFMSSKEHALLNDIDSCRSAAQKFIVMSESFGVPNNFERQNCQTGELIKNLKKEAVEITPDLRSHKERGGQEIYGKESKVIKEELIQRADTIVRDNDIGLRTVKAEPVDSIGISSPNTASISGLVATDNNSFLELSTCLPYSKGRVRMDRKVVYLRDSDMKLWPVLYHERPSLKLLANGWESFSEANKIQAGDECVFSLESEGIYGVQIIRK from the exons ATGGGTGGCAAGGTGGAAGCTTGTGTGGAGTGCACCCGGAAATGTTTACTGATTcatatgaagaagaaaaattcatCACCTGTAGTTACCTCTTTTTTCAAAGTCATGATTGGTGATCAGTTTTCTAAAGTGTTG TTTCTACCTCCTAAATTTGCTGCTACAATATCAGCATTGGTCAATCAGAAAACATTTCTCGAGGACACAAGTGGCCGGCAATGGAAAGTAACGATATCCATTGTTGATGGCTCTCTTGCTTTTCAACGAGGGTGGAGTTCTTTTTCATTAGACCATGGCCTAGAAATTGGAGATTTTTTGGTGTTCAATTACATGGGATCACACTTTGTTGTTAATGTATACAATAAAACTGGATGTGAAAAATTACTCTTTCCTGAAAACAGCAGTCCGAAGAAACGAGCTAGGACTAATTGCAATTCTACTGCCAAACCTAGCCAATGGTacacaaatgatgaagattcaATGAACAAACAGGGCTCAAGCACCTCTGCTGTATCTATGTCAGGTGCAGAAATAAGTCAAAGTCAATGCACGATGGAAGTCCCTGAAAATCCTTCCAATCATGAGGATATCATCCAAAGGCCCAAACCTACATCAACAGCAGAATACTGTGAAGAGACATATTACATGATTGATCGAGATGTGGGGGACAGACAAGATGACAGAAGCTCTATGATGGACTTGTCTAAACTTGAAATGAAGAATATCAACTCTGTTGCTGATGTTACCAAAAAGTCTGCAGCCAAAGATGTGAGATCTTCTACTTCACAAATGTTTCTTACAGAAACCTGTTTATTTGATAAGGATCCAGTGACCAGTGGGACAGTGAATAAAGTAGGAAATATAGATGCATCAGAGATTGAGAGAagtcattttttcaaaaagctagAGAAAAAACCATCCCTtcccaataaaattttttgcaatgaCAATACATCTGGGCATCTCTTCACCACTTCTGCAGTGACGCttgacaaaaataaagagagaatttCTGACATATTAAATACAAAGTGCCAGATTGCTGGGGAATCAGGTGACAAAGTTTCAA AGTCATTAACACTAAAGAATCAGGTGTTTATGTCCTCAAAGGAGCATGCTTTGCTCAATGACATTGACAGTTGTCGATCTGCTGCACAGAAATTTATTGTTATGTCAGAGTCCTTTGGTGTTCCTAATAACTTTGAGAGGCAGAACTGTCAAACTG GTGAATTGataaaaaaccttaaaaagGAGGCTGTGGAGATAACTCCAGATTTGCGCAGTCATAAGGAGAGAGGAGGTCAAGAAATATATG GGAAGGAGTCAAAGGTCATCAAGGAGGAGTTAATTCAGCGTGCTGATACAATTGTTCGAGATAATGATATAGGTCTTAGAACGGTGAAAGCTGAACCTGTTGACTCAATTGGGATTTCCTCACCGAATACAGCCAGTATCTCCggtttggtggccacagataaTAATTCTTTTCTT GAGTTGTCCACATGCTTGCCGTATTCTAAGGGAAGAGTGAGAATGGATAGGAAGGTTGTCTATCTGCGAGATTCAGATATGAAATTGTGGCCAGTCCTCTACCATGAGAGACCCAGTCTCAAGCTTTTGGCAAATGGATGGGAATCTTTTAGCGAAGCGAATAAAATTCAAGCTGGAGATGAGTGTGTTTTTAGTCTTGAGAGTGAGGGTATATATGGTGTCCAGATTATCCGAAAGTGA
- the LOC115963172 gene encoding uncharacterized protein LOC115963172 isoform X2, which yields MGGKVEACVECTRKCLLIHMKKKNSSPVVTSFFKVMIGDQFSKVLFLPPKFAATISALVNQKTFLEDTSGRQWKVTISIVDGSLAFQRGWSSFSLDHGLEIGDFLVFNYMGSHFVVNVYNKTGCEKLLFPENSSPKKRARTNCNSTAKPSQWYTNDEDSMNKQGSSTSAVSMSGAEISQSQCTMEVPENPSNHEDIIQRPKPTSTAEYCEETYYMIDRDVGDRQDDRSSMMDLSKLEMKNINSVADVTKKSAAKDVRSSTSQMFLTETCLFDKDPVTSGTVNKVGNIDASEIERSHFFKKLEKKPSLPNKIFCNDNTSGHLFTTSAVTLDKNKERISDILNTKCQIAGESESLTLKNQVFMSSKEHALLNDIDSCRSAAQKFIVMSESFGVPNNFERQNCQTGELIKNLKKEAVEITPDLRSHKERGGQEIYGKESKVIKEELIQRADTIVRDNDIGLRTVKAEPVDSIGISSPNTASISGLVATDNNSFLELSTCLPYSKGRVRMDRKVVYLRDSDMKLWPVLYHERPSLKLLANGWESFSEANKIQAGDECVFSLESEGIYGVQIIRK from the exons ATGGGTGGCAAGGTGGAAGCTTGTGTGGAGTGCACCCGGAAATGTTTACTGATTcatatgaagaagaaaaattcatCACCTGTAGTTACCTCTTTTTTCAAAGTCATGATTGGTGATCAGTTTTCTAAAGTGTTG TTTCTACCTCCTAAATTTGCTGCTACAATATCAGCATTGGTCAATCAGAAAACATTTCTCGAGGACACAAGTGGCCGGCAATGGAAAGTAACGATATCCATTGTTGATGGCTCTCTTGCTTTTCAACGAGGGTGGAGTTCTTTTTCATTAGACCATGGCCTAGAAATTGGAGATTTTTTGGTGTTCAATTACATGGGATCACACTTTGTTGTTAATGTATACAATAAAACTGGATGTGAAAAATTACTCTTTCCTGAAAACAGCAGTCCGAAGAAACGAGCTAGGACTAATTGCAATTCTACTGCCAAACCTAGCCAATGGTacacaaatgatgaagattcaATGAACAAACAGGGCTCAAGCACCTCTGCTGTATCTATGTCAGGTGCAGAAATAAGTCAAAGTCAATGCACGATGGAAGTCCCTGAAAATCCTTCCAATCATGAGGATATCATCCAAAGGCCCAAACCTACATCAACAGCAGAATACTGTGAAGAGACATATTACATGATTGATCGAGATGTGGGGGACAGACAAGATGACAGAAGCTCTATGATGGACTTGTCTAAACTTGAAATGAAGAATATCAACTCTGTTGCTGATGTTACCAAAAAGTCTGCAGCCAAAGATGTGAGATCTTCTACTTCACAAATGTTTCTTACAGAAACCTGTTTATTTGATAAGGATCCAGTGACCAGTGGGACAGTGAATAAAGTAGGAAATATAGATGCATCAGAGATTGAGAGAagtcattttttcaaaaagctagAGAAAAAACCATCCCTtcccaataaaattttttgcaatgaCAATACATCTGGGCATCTCTTCACCACTTCTGCAGTGACGCttgacaaaaataaagagagaatttCTGACATATTAAATACAAAGTGCCAGATTGCTGGGGAATCAG AGTCATTAACACTAAAGAATCAGGTGTTTATGTCCTCAAAGGAGCATGCTTTGCTCAATGACATTGACAGTTGTCGATCTGCTGCACAGAAATTTATTGTTATGTCAGAGTCCTTTGGTGTTCCTAATAACTTTGAGAGGCAGAACTGTCAAACTG GTGAATTGataaaaaaccttaaaaagGAGGCTGTGGAGATAACTCCAGATTTGCGCAGTCATAAGGAGAGAGGAGGTCAAGAAATATATG GGAAGGAGTCAAAGGTCATCAAGGAGGAGTTAATTCAGCGTGCTGATACAATTGTTCGAGATAATGATATAGGTCTTAGAACGGTGAAAGCTGAACCTGTTGACTCAATTGGGATTTCCTCACCGAATACAGCCAGTATCTCCggtttggtggccacagataaTAATTCTTTTCTT GAGTTGTCCACATGCTTGCCGTATTCTAAGGGAAGAGTGAGAATGGATAGGAAGGTTGTCTATCTGCGAGATTCAGATATGAAATTGTGGCCAGTCCTCTACCATGAGAGACCCAGTCTCAAGCTTTTGGCAAATGGATGGGAATCTTTTAGCGAAGCGAATAAAATTCAAGCTGGAGATGAGTGTGTTTTTAGTCTTGAGAGTGAGGGTATATATGGTGTCCAGATTATCCGAAAGTGA